From Gavia stellata isolate bGavSte3 chromosome 39, bGavSte3.hap2, whole genome shotgun sequence, a single genomic window includes:
- the TRIM41 gene encoding E3 ubiquitin-protein ligase TRIM41 — protein sequence MAATAVLGDGVPSGGSGGRLNPVETLQEEAICAICLDYFVDPVSIGCGHNFCRVCISQLWGGEAEYEVAPGAAAVGGGEVGMGDVLEEDLEDEEDELDEDELDVEQEEEEEDGGAEEEEDDMWSEEEDDADLWEDPVEEDMWDGGVGGELYFGDEDYDEDVMEEDVEEEEEVEEEEEEVQTPPPPVLATRPRRLQTFTCPQCRKTFFQRNFRPNLQLANMVQIIRQLHPHPQRLAPPAAGPSVSGAAAGVPGVLVAVGGQGPPNLCEKHQEPLKLFCEVDEQAICVVCRESRSHKHHSVVPLEEVVQDYKNKLQSHLEPLKKKLDAVLKQKSNEEEKITELRDKMKLEIKEFESDFEVLHQFLIGEQVLLLHQLEERYESLLARQSSNISQLEEQSAALSRLIAEAEDKSKQDGLQLLKDIKGTFIRCENIKFQEPEMVPVDVGKKYRNYFLQDVVMRKMEKVFSKVPQADVTLDPDTAHPRLSLSLDRRSVKLGERRQDLPDNPKRFDSDYCVLGSQGFTTGRHYWEVEVGGRRGWAVGAARETARRKEKTVGPHQKREIWCVGTNGKKYQALTATEQTALSPSERPRRFGVYLDYERGQLCFYNAESMTHIHTFNASFHERIFPFFRILAKGTRIKICA from the exons ATGGCGGCCACGGCGGTTTTAGGAGATGGGGTCCCTTCGGGGGGCTCCGGCGGGCGGCTGAACCCGGTGGAGACGCTGCAGGAGGAAGCTATTTGCGCCATCTGCTTGGACTATTTCGTGGACCCCGTTTCCATCGGTTGCGGGCACAATTTCTGCCGCGTCTGCATCTCGCAGCTGTGGGGCGGCGAGGCCGAGTACGAGGTggccccgggggcggcggcggtgggCGGCGGAGAGGTGGGGATGGGCGACGTGCTGGAAGAGGATCTGGAGGATGAGGAGGATGAGCTGGATGAGGACGAGCTGGAtgtggagcaggaggaggaggaggaggatggcggcgcggaggaggaggaagacgacATGTGGAGCGAGGAAGAAGACGACGCCGACCTGTGGGAAGATCCCGTGGAGGAGGACATGTGGGACGGTGGGGTCGGGGGAGAGCTTTACTTTGGGGACGAGGACTATGACGAGGACGTGATGGAGGAAGatgtggaggaagaggaggaggtggaagaagaggaagaagaggtgcaGACGCCTCCTCCCCCTGTCCTGGCCACGCGGCCTCGACGCCTCCAGACCTTCACCTGCCCGCAATGCCGAAAAACCTTTTTCCAGAGGAATTTCCGACCCAACCTTCAGCTGGCCAACATGGTGCAAATCATCCGCCAGCTGCACCCGCACCCCCAGCGCCtcgcgccgcccgccgccggtCCCTCGGTTTCGGGAGCTGCCGCGGGGGTCCCGGGCGTCCTGGTAGCGGTGGGGGGTCAGGGGCCACCGAATCTGTGCGAGAAGCATCAGGAACCTCTCAAGCTCTTCTGCGAGGTGGACGAACAAGCCATCTGTGTGGTGTGCAGGGAGTCGCGGAGCCACAAGCATCATAGCGTCGTCCCTCTCGAGGAGGTCGTGCAGGATTACAAG AACAAACTCCAGAGCCACCTGGAGCCACTGAAGAAGAAGCTGGATGCGGTCCTGAAGCAGAAATCCAACGAAGAGGAGAAAATCACGGAGCTGAGG GACAAGATGAAGCTGGAGATCAAGGAATTCGAGTCGGACTTCGAGGTGCTGCACCAGTTCCTCATCGGGGAGCAGGTCCTGCTCTTGCACCAGCTGGAGGAACGCTACGAGAGCTTGCTGGCCCGGCAGAGCAGCAACATCAGCCAGCTGGAAGAGCAGAGCGCTGCCCTCAGCCGGCTCATCGCCGAGGCGGAGGACAAGAGCAAACAGGACGGGCTGCAACTGCTcaag GACATCAAAGGCACTTTTATCAG ATGCGAGAACATCAAATTCCAGGAGCCCGAGATGGTGCCGGTGGacgtggggaaaaaatatcGCAACTACTTTCTGCAGGACGTGGTGatgagaaagatggagaaagtcTTCAGTAAAGTCCCTCAAG CCGACGTCACCCTGGACCCCGACACTGCCCACCCGCGCCTCAGCCTCTCCCTGGACCGACGCAGCGTCAAGCTGGGTGAACGCCGCCAGGATCTGCCGGACAACCCCAAACGTTTCGATTCGGATTATTGCGTGCTGGGCTCCCAGGGTTTCACCACCGGCCGTCACTACTGGGAGGTAGAGGTGGGAGGCCGACGAGGTTGGGCGGTGGGCGCGGCCCGCGAAACGGCTCGTCGCAAAGAGAAAACGGTGGGTCCTCACCAAAAACGAGAAATTTGGTGCGTGGGCACCAACGGGAAGAAGTACCAGGCGTTGACAGCCACGGAGCAGACGGCCCTGTCGCCCAGCGAACGGCCCCGGCGCTTTGGCGTCTACCTGGACTACGAGCGGGGTCAACTCTGCTTCTACAACGCCGAGAGCATGACCCACATCCACACCTTCAACGCCTCCTTCCACGAGCGCATCTTCCCTTTCTTCCGCATCTTAGCCAAGGGAACCCGCATCAAAATCTGTGCCTGA
- the RACK1 gene encoding small ribosomal subunit protein RACK1 gives MTEQMTLRGTLKGHNGWVTQIATTPQFPDMILSASRDKTIIMWKLTRDETNYGIPQRALRGHSHFVSDVVISSDGQFALSGSWDGTLRLWDLTTGTTTRRFVGHTKDVLSVAFSSDNRQIVSGSRDKTIKLWNTLGVCKYTVQDESHSEWVSCVRFSPNSSNPIIVSCGWDKLVKVWNLANCKLKTNHIGHTGYLNTVTVSPDGSLCASGGKDGQAMLWDLNEGKHLYTLDGGDIINALCFSPNRYWLCAATGPSIKIWDLEGKIIVDELKQEVISTSSKAEPPQCTSLAWSADGQTLFAGYTDNLVRVWQVTIGTR, from the exons CTCTGCCTCGCGCG ACAAAACCATTATCATGTGGAAGCTGACCCGTGACGAGACCAACTACGGGATCCCGCAGCGAGCTCTGCGCGGTCACTCGCACTTCGTCAGCGACGTGGTCATCTCCTCCGACGGGCAGTTTGCTCTCTCGGGCTCCTGGGACGGCACCCTGCGGCTCTGGGACCTCACCAC CGGCACAACCACCCGTCGCTTCGTGGGCCACACCAAGGACGTCCTGAGCGTGGCCTTTTCCTCCGACAACCGCCAGATCGTTTCGGGCTCCAGGGACAAGACCATCAAGCTCTGGAACACCTTGGGTGTCTGCAAGTACACGGTGCAG GACGAGAGTCACTCGGAATGGGTGTCGTGCGTGCGTTTCTCCCCGAACAGCAGCAACCCCATCATCGTCTCCTGCGGCTGGGACAAGCTGGTGAAG GTTTGGAATTTGGCTAACTGCAAGCTGAAGACTAACCACATCGGGCACACGGGCTACCTGAACACGGTGACCGTCTCCCCCGATGGCTCCCTCTGTGCCTCCGGTGGCAAG GATGGCCAGGCCATGCTGTGGGACCTGAATGAAGGCAAACACCTCTACACCCTGGACGGAGGAGACATCATCAACGCCCTGTGCTTCAGCCCCAACCGCTATTGGCTTTGTGCTGCCACCGGACCCAGCATCAAGATCTGG GACCTGGAAGGCAAAATCATCGTGGACGAGCTGAAGCAGGAGGTGATCAGCACCAGCAGCAAAGCTGAACCACCCCAGTGCACTTCCCTGGCCTGGTCCGCAGATGGGCAG ACCCTGTTTGCCGGCTACACAGATAACCTCGTCCGGGTGTGGCAAGTCACCATCGGGACCAGATGA